One Actinoplanes missouriensis 431 DNA segment encodes these proteins:
- the lspA gene encoding signal peptidase II — MQAVGGTTLNADEPATVTPRFAPRAVAVLAATAVIAVAVDQWVKHLSTENLEPGEPVRILGGLVYLSLFRNGGAAFSLGSDYTWVFPLITLIVVGWIGWMASRLRSLPWAIALGLVLGGALGNLGDRLFRAPSFLHGHVVDMISVFGPNGQYFAIFNIADSCLSVGVVLAVLLELTGRQRDGSRVSVKKKSTEEKTA, encoded by the coding sequence ATGCAAGCAGTTGGAGGAACGACGCTGAACGCCGATGAGCCGGCGACCGTGACACCGCGGTTCGCCCCCCGCGCCGTGGCCGTGCTGGCCGCGACCGCTGTGATCGCCGTCGCGGTCGACCAGTGGGTCAAGCACCTCTCCACCGAGAATCTGGAGCCGGGCGAGCCGGTCCGCATCCTCGGTGGGCTGGTCTACCTGTCGCTGTTCCGCAACGGAGGCGCGGCGTTCAGCCTGGGCAGTGACTACACCTGGGTCTTCCCGCTGATCACGCTCATCGTGGTCGGCTGGATCGGCTGGATGGCGAGCCGGCTGCGCTCGCTGCCCTGGGCGATCGCGCTCGGCCTGGTGCTGGGTGGCGCGCTGGGCAACCTCGGCGACCGGCTGTTCCGGGCGCCGAGCTTCCTCCACGGTCACGTGGTCGACATGATCAGTGTGTTCGGGCCGAACGGGCAGTACTTCGCGATCTTCAACATCGCCGACAGCTGCCTGAGCGTCGGTGTGGTGCTCGCGGTGCTGCTGGAGCTGACCGGCAGGCAGCGGGACGGCAGCCGGGTCAGCGTCAAGAAGAAGAGCACCGAGGAGAAAACGGCATGA
- a CDS encoding TraR/DksA family transcriptional regulator, producing the protein MAKATEVRSGSSAAERSRSAAETEEIRQALVARLTELQAEYDQSLSEITELQRERLADSAGDDQADTGTKTFEREQEITLANNLLERITQVERAIDRLGSGNYGWCERCGNQIPVERLAAFPSATLCVSCKQLEERR; encoded by the coding sequence ATGGCCAAGGCAACCGAAGTCCGGTCCGGTTCGTCCGCTGCGGAGCGGAGCCGCAGCGCGGCGGAGACCGAGGAGATCCGGCAGGCTCTGGTCGCGCGGCTCACCGAGCTGCAGGCCGAGTACGATCAGTCGCTCAGCGAGATCACCGAGTTGCAGCGCGAGCGGCTCGCCGACTCGGCCGGGGACGACCAGGCCGACACCGGCACCAAGACGTTCGAGCGGGAGCAGGAGATCACGCTGGCCAACAACCTGCTCGAGCGGATCACACAGGTGGAACGCGCCATCGATCGACTCGGCTCGGGCAACTACGGTTGGTGTGAGCGGTGCGGTAACCAGATTCCGGTCGAGCGGCTGGCGGCGTTCCCGTCCGCGACGCTCTGTGTCTCATGCAAGCAGTTGGAGGAACGACGCTGA
- a CDS encoding DUF167 domain-containing protein has protein sequence MVRVRPGAGRNRVGGRYDGPHGPALIVAVSAPAVDGRATEAVRRALAEALGVRPAEVELRIGATSRDKVFTVTAATRDWEQRLTALRQ, from the coding sequence GTGGTGCGGGTTCGGCCCGGGGCGGGGCGGAACCGGGTCGGCGGGCGGTATGACGGACCGCACGGGCCGGCCTTGATCGTCGCGGTGAGCGCCCCGGCGGTCGACGGCCGGGCCACCGAGGCCGTCCGGCGGGCGCTCGCCGAGGCGCTCGGTGTGCGCCCCGCGGAGGTGGAGCTCCGGATCGGCGCGACGAGCCGGGACAAGGTGTTCACCGTCACCGCCGCGACCCGCGACTGGGAGCAGCGTCTCACCGCACTCCGTCAATAA